The nucleotide window GTGATGAATAATGATAATCCTGGTGCTATAGATAGCCCACAGCTGTCTGTAATGGTTGTGCATACTGTAAGGATAGCTCCACCAACGCTGAAGGATTCTGCTGATGTGACAGACAGAGGCTGCCCTTCTTCTTTGCTGACTGGCAGAGCATACAGAGGTATTATAATGCAAACAGGTGATTAAGGTTGTGCCTACAGTACATCCAACGATAGTTAACTGTGGGAGTAAAAATCAGGCTTGTGTACACACGACATTACCTGGAGCAAAGAGTACATGTGCAATTTTCTCTTTGTGCATACACAGCATTTTACTTCTGAACCTGCACAGAGTGTTATGCATCTGGCCCTAGGACAAAGTCATTAATATATAGAAACACATAAGAAGCTTCGCAGGCTGTATCGAAATagaacataataataattaaaaaaaatcgttttATATTCTATGTTGTGCTCCGATATGAAAGATCCTGTTAAAGCCAAACTGTAACCGTAAGCTtgctctcactctcactctaaTATTGTGCTGAAGTGCTtctgctgtcaatcaatcaaacatgtGGCAAGAGTCATCACGGAGATGTAGCAGTGCCAGAccacactctcacatacatacatgtacaagTACTCAACCATATGCTCACTATATGACAAGGGCACAGGCTCAGCAGGGATGTATTCACTGTCCTGCTACCTGTCACATTATGGAGTGACACATGTGCCcgcccgcacacacacacacacacacacacacacacacacacacacacacacacacacacacacacacacacacacacacacacacacacacaccacacacacacacacacacacacacacagaggacataATGTTCATAACAGAACGTTCACTATCATTTATGTATTCATGGCCAGGATACACATCTGAGTAACAGCGAGGTTGCTCTCTTGGAACAGTGAATGGGACACAGTTGTTCAGAAGCACACAGCGGTAGAAGATTAATTAAAGAGACATCtctgattttgttattttattgccAAAGGCCCCAATTTCCTgcaaaaatgtttgattatatTTCTATTCTATATAAATTCTATTTTGATTATACTTGCTTCAAATCATGAACAGAAATTGCTCTCTGCATCATGTGTGAAGACTAGATTACatgtacataaacataaatattgaaataatgGGGGAGGTAACAGGTAATGGAGGGAGACTTATTTAATGAATTATAAATCATTCTGAGGCTAATGTCTGGCTGGACAAACTCATAGTTCTGCAATAGAGGAACATTTCAGAAATGGTGGTGTCACAAGCAGAAGCAAAGTTTCTGCTGTGGGAATATTGCTTTTCCTTGAGTGCTGAGATTTGGCAGGCTGGGAAAGAGCTGGGTAGGGAGTATTCTGCATACCAATGAAACATGGTGTGCAGATAAGGCAAAAAACTGGGCAACTAACCTGCCAATCTTTATCCTGAACAGGGGTAATGTTCAGCTAAATCTGCCTAATGCAGACTGTAACCATGACCAGGATAGCTTGATTGGGGGCAGCTGGGGGATCAACTAATTGAAAGATCAGTGGTTTGATCTTTGGCTCCTCTAGTCCGCATagtgaagtgtccttgggcaagacacgcAACCCAATTGCTGTGCCACccatgtgtgaatatgtgtaaaTGATAGAAACTTCTCACGCTGAGTAGGTtagcaccttgcatggcagcctctaccatcaatgtatgaatgtgtgtgtgtgtgtgaatgggttaATGTGGCTTGTAATGAAAGGCGCTTTGAATGCTCAGAAGACTGGAAAGgagctatataaatgcagtctaTTCACCATTTACCCCAGCATGGATGCAGGAGGCCAAAGTATTAAATTGACCATGTATGTTTCACGCAAGTTTAATTTCTTTGGAAAACAAAGCAGAATAATGACACCTACTGTATAAGACTAGCAAGGCAACAAGTTGGCAGATTTAATTATTCTCCACTATTCATTTGATATTCTGATATGACAAAACAGGACATTTGCTTTCTGACAAGCTACCAACATTAATAACACAGGAATTATGTGACCATGGAAATCAGAGTCACGTTGATAACTCTAATATTTACCCACACTTACATTAAGCAGCCTGTTTGGACAGTTGaattgattaaaatgaaaacagtgtcAGATAGACACCTGGAAAACATAGCTGACACTTGTGGACAGCCTATTACTGTATACAGTCAATATCAGGAGGTACTGATGGGCAAGTCCTGATTGGATGAACAAGTGGTACATGCATTACTTAGTGTACTAATCCGCAGAGAAGAGTGGGCAAGAGCCTATTAGTAGGTGAAGCCTGTGTGAAATAGCACTTGGAATTACAAAGTTCTGAAAATGGAGGAGCATTGATTTTCATACAGGAGTAGTAGCATGTTGCAAGACTCTCACTTTGGAGCAAGAGCTTATGGAGAAGCCAGTGTGAAGAGATAATTTTCTTCAAAGCTGGAGATAGATGATAAGAAACTACAAAGCCTCTACCAATCTGCTGGCTCATGTTGCCTTTATGgctcaacattcacacacacacacacacacacacacacacacacacacacacacacacacacacacacacacacacacacacacacacacacacacacacacacacacacagtaatacagaGACAATAGCACACAGTAACAAACATTAATGCACAGACCTGTGCACAGGCTCACTCTCGCTCTAATTGTCTTTGAGATGACTCTGCCACTCTGCTCAAATCTCTGTGAGGATGAATAATGATTATGGGCCTGCAGAGCATTACTTTTGAAAAGCAACACTCACACATGAGTGCATTTATTCATACGCGTTCACCAGCAATCATCCGCAAATGCCCTTGCACACCCACCtacacccccacacacaaacCTATTCTCATAAACCATTCAAGCCTGCTCACACAAACcttacacacattttcagacatAATGTGGATTCATGCTATTCATATGCAAAGGAATGCTGATTAATGTAAAGTGATATTACAGAGCACCAAATGGTTTTGCCACAAAAGAGAAAGCATCAGTTTCTCGGAATCAATGCAGCAGATTTTAGGAAGTAGCTGCTTTTCTTTCCTGTATAATCTTTCATTATTTACAATTGTCTATTACCATGTTTAAACAGAGTGTTTAAAGGCTAACAACAGCATCATAGTCACTGGTTCATGCTTATATCTATGCACTCAAATTAGGGTCATATGTGTCGTAACTGTGAATCACCAtatctgaatgtgtgaaaactgaaaacatgaatagatttaaatgtgtgaatgtgtaaaaatgttttgatcaaatgaattcaaatggttgaatgtgtaaaaaataaactgaacaaatagaTTTGATTTTCGAATCCATAAGAGACTCTGTAGCTGTGCATGACATTTtgtgaacaaataaaaagattgGCACAAATCATTTCTAATGTGTGAgtgcataaaaaaaaatgtgcacaaagGTTTGTGGGTGAAATCCCAAGTTTATAGCAACAAATCAAATTTCgaagtaaaaaattaaaactatcaactatcatTGTGGGTAAATGTGGACTTATTTCAGTTAAAATGTAACTTGAATGACTAGCTAACAAGCTGTGAGTCACCTTTAAATGTTATGTTGAATTGCATTTTTCAATAAAGTTCAGTCTTAACACAACATTTTTACCATCACCCTTGGAGAAAAAGTCTCTTACACTGTGCTTTTTGGTGAAGTTCTGCCCACACATGCTCTTCCTCTGCCCAGGAGGGGGAGAGCAAGGCTTCAGCAAGTGCTGAAGCCAGTGGCGGTGGCAGCAACTCTACCTGTCATCAGCCTTCAGCTGGTTTTCTTATAGTatcaagaaaacaacatttagtTTCACCAAAAGTGGACATTTTCAGCGTTCAGGATTTCTTTGACACAAATAGGACTTTCAAACAATTAGTTGttggaaaaaaaccctctcagGATGCATATTTGTTGCAGCAGAAGTATATCTCTAGATAAAGAGagtcaaagaaaaaacagagagtaAAGGGAAGCAGCCAGACCATGATAAAGTATTTTAGAGTGACTAAATGAAAGAAGTGGGGAATCAGTGGTGAGAATTTgatattgggggggggggggggggggggggggggggggcgggcgGGTGGGTGCAGCTAGGGATGAAGTAGCTATTCATAGGATAAGTGCAATGGAGACAGTGCTGAAGTGATGACCAACATCAACTATGTGTCTTGTTAATAGTCACGCTGTGTGCCATCTAATATAAATCTGTTTATTGCGTCTGTTCATTTCAGATAAGTATGTGAGAACAGGGGTGTGATATTACAATATTTGTCCTTATGACAgtcacacatatatatatgaatcagagttgtgtgtgtgtgtgcgtgcatgcgtgtgtgtactCTATGCTGTCTCTGCCTCCTTCTTTCACATTAGGACACACAGTGACAGCTATAGTGCAGCTCATCTGGTCTGATGAATGCTTTTACCTGCTGTCTTTGTTTCCTCTCATCATCTTCTCCTTTCCCCTGCTAGTCAGCCTTGTATCACGCCTGATATACAagtttcacacacacgcacacacaaagacacatcaaTATGAAATACTGCAGTCTTCTCCTGCTGATGATGCACTGTTATTcagtttcctccttttttccctcctcccttatACTCTCACTCTTTCTATTAGTCCATTTTCCTCTATTCCTAAGTTTAATGCATTTTCACACAGTGAGGTTCAAAAGTGCAAGAGattcataatacatttttatcaccTTGCTTATAAGAATTGCATTAATTTGCCGCTTCAAAAACTGcaacaaaggaggaaaaaatgagtaaagagaggagaaaagaataaagaatttAGGAAATACCTGACACAGAGCAAAACAGAACACTCCAACAACTGTCTCATTAAAATGggcttttcattcattaaagCAGTAAATCAAAATTACAAATTAAGAAACAAGGCCCATGGCATTTAAGTGCCATTAACTGTGAATCTACTATTTTGTCGAAATGTTCATATAAATTACAAAGCAATCTGCATAAAATATGACttgaataaattatttttcatcataGTTGGATTCATCATGGATAAAGTCAGTGATTTTGCTTTGAATGTTCTTTGGTCCATGATCAATTCATTTCATATGCattacattttctctgtcaAGTATTCATCAAATTGATACCAATTTCAAAAATCTTTCAAGCAGTTAGGGCTCTAAAATGATATTGGCCTTGCAATCATCTTTCAAAAGTTCTAAATCTACCCAGGAATGAAGGTTTGCCTGCGACTCGCTGTGGGGATCACTAAATTATCATCAGATTTTAAGAAACAGTCTCCAAGATAAAGTCTCAGTTGGCCTTCATCCCTTCAAGCCTTTAAGTTGGCCATGTAGTGATTTAACATGGACACATTCCTTTTATGAAGCATTCTGTCACTATTATAGGCTCAAAGCTCTTCACAAAGCTTCGATTaggtaaaataaaatttaatGAAACAGCCTGGAGGAGCTAGAGGGCGCCCATGTctctaaatacatttatttttgtttgtttttgtgattgGACCAACATCTACACTGAATTCAGAGACATAAAAGTTTCTTTATAATCTTTCCAGCCCATCATAGCATATCTGGAGTTTCTGGAGAAAAAGGCCTTCAATAGGGGAGTAGTAGTGCAAATCTCATGAGTATTAAAATACCATTAATAGGATAGATAAAATAGGTTAATTCTGAGCATAGACAGAAAAGTGATCAGTATTAGGACTCCCTTAACTCACCCCTAGTTCCTTGGCTACATGAGACCTGCTCATACAGAGTATTTGAATAATGAGTCACACCATAAAAGCCACAAACCATCATAAGAATGTTCCCCACCAAAGAATAGGACTGACAAGAAGAGCCAATAAAATCAGAACTCTTATTTCAAGATGTGATGACccaaagtggaaaaataaatataaaaggagCACAGGTGAAAGGAGGTGAGAGGTATCTAAGCTCTGAAAGGGTCAGTAAAAGTTTGAGGTTAGGGAAGTAAAGCTGCAATAAAGCCCAGTATGTTGGAGAGACTTCTAAACATGGGAGGGTTTTTCTCATTTGAGAGCATGTTGCCTGTGACATGATCCAGGCATGCCAGTTTGTTTTCTATAATAAGGAAAACAATTTAGTTGTATATGAGTGTAGTTTCTAAGAGACAGGATTGCTTCTTCAGTTACAGAGGTATCAAAttcaatcaaactttttttaaatacacataaaaatgactgatCTCACTAAAAATGTATGTTGGTAAAAGATAGAAATCGGCCAAAGATGAGATAAAGATAAAATCACTGTGCATAGCAGAACTCCAGGATAACAGAGCAGGATATAGATAAAAATAATCCATATCTGATGACAGGAGAAGAAGACCATGAACAGAGTTGAGCGCGCCCAAATATCTGAGTCATGTATATcctgtatgtttttaaatagttattGATGAGAAGTAAGTGTGGAGATTTTATATGCTctagaaaaataaaagcataaaaataaaagattttcattttgttatttagttTGGTGGCAAAACTAATAGTTAATGGTGTTTCATTACTCCATTCACGGGCAGACTGCACATCGGGAGCACCGGGACAATTCCCAGTGGCCTGATAGTCGTTCTGGCCTGATTTGAACAGTCGACTTCACTAGTGAAAATATAGCAAGCAAGAATGAGTAGACGGACCAATCAAATCCACTTATCTGGCAATCAATGTAATCATGACTCTGGGTGATGCACAGCAATCAAGAATATTACAGCTCCACTGTCTTAAATCTGCAGCTGTGCATTTATATGTAAGTCACAAGAAATGGAaggtcagaaaaaaaaggaaaggtggagCAGAAAATGCCCTTGCCACAGATGCAGCTAAATACTGCACGCTATGCCAGCACTCGGTCATGCTACTGAACCTAGGGAAAGTCTGTAAAACAGGCTACAGTAACATAACTAACACAGTCTGTGCAACACAACGATGAAGATCTTATTGTTGTCTTTGCCTTATACAAGCCATATCAATGACACCAAATATAGGCCAGTTCTTGTTATAGATATGTTCTGattgaaatgttaatgttagaAAGAATAGCatgcagaacaacaacaacaagaactaGAAAAAACACCGTAATATAGGTTAATGTTACCATAGGCCATGAAGCCTATGGTATACTGCTGCACAATTTCTCTAATCGCAATTGAAATCGCAATGTCAGGCTGTGCATTTATATAACTGCAAAAGAGACATTCAAATTTGattcagtttaaatgtgtgtgtaatctgtGTGTCACTTTCCCCTCTAGAAAGGGTTCCTATATTGCTGATCTTGGCTTAAGTATCTATAGTATTTAAATCTGGGTTTCTCTGAAATACCTCAGACCAAAAACCTCACAGTTCAATATGATTTCAGGTTTACTCAGATTCTAGGTTCACTGTTCACTAGGTTCGGTAAGGAGATTGGCAGTAGCAGACTCTACGAGGAGAGACACAAGACCTCCAacccacacaacacacacacaaccactgaCTTAGAAAAAGGtgtatttataaaaagaatATCATATCATGGCATATCACTTCTCAGATACCTTTCTCATATATATTCAAGTACCTCTTCAAAGGACAAGATTGTTTGACCCAAATCTTAACTCAGAATACCATgaaaataggataaaataaatgagtggtTCACCAACATTTGTAGTggttagaaaataaaataaatattaaattctcAGTGCTCcatacacaaattaaatatatcCACAAGTGGACCAAAATACACTTATGTTCCAGTTatgtttaaatgtcagttttagttttcctttaattttcaGTCCCTCTTGTCTTCGAGAACAAAAAATGACCTGAGATCTCAGTGGaaaaagtatcaaaataaaatagaaaaaatccTCCTCAGTTTGAGTGCCTTTGATTTTTATCCCTACCGTCCCTTGGACTGGCACAACCTACACTTGTCAGCGTCCTGACAAGATGAAGGCATCCACGACAGCGTTGGCGACCTGGACCAGAAGATGAAGCAGCTCCACGATGTCCAGATAGAATCACCCCTCAATAAAACCAGCCAGGATACTCGGGTGATTAGAAGAAAACACCCGCTGTAGCATCTCATGTGCTCCTCTTTCCACAGCAACCCTGCAGCTTGCAGtagttttcttcctctctggcGATACACCAGTTCGGTTTTAACTTATctaaatcttatttttaaaatacttatttCACTCTTTTCAACAAGGAAAACCACGTCTGCGTCGCGTATGCTGCAGCATTGAGGGAAGACTGGATACTTCTCTGCACGCAGTCGTCTAGCTGGCAACCTGCCTGTGATGCATTCAGGGAACATCAGTAATTTTCAGGGTTTACCGATTATCTGCATAAGTGGCATTTAGGGAAATCTGTAACTGAAACTACAGAAAATAATCTGGGTTACACTCTCCCCCTCTAGACTGCATGAGTCTCTGCATGCACGTAAGGCTTATCAGGTACATGTATATGCAAAGATGCACTTTGAGAAAATGCAGTCCCTAAGGTCTGAAAGAATGAACTGATAGCCAAAAGCAAAGGTTCTCCTAACTCATCATACGTGAGTTTGCGAGGCTGGCGTCTCTCTCTACTAGAACGTCTTAACTCTATAGGCTCTGACTCTAGACTTCCAGGTATTGTGATGTCAGTCTCTGCAACAACAGGCTCTGCAGTGACATGATCTATACCGTCTCTAACAGGTGATAGGTGTGTCGTGTCAGGTTCACGTTCTGGAATGTCAATAACAACATAGTCCGGAGCTCTGCAGCGTGAAGTAGAAGGTGTAACTGCACCACTACTCTCTGAGCTAGCAAGAGGGACTCCTGTTTGGAGCTCATGGCTAGGTGTCTCAGGAAAGTGTGTAGAGCTTTGTGGTACAGCAGCAGGGGTTCCAGGGTTTAACACCTTTAAGGCTGGTTGAGGTTCAGTGGAATCTCCCTCCATTATTATGAAAGGACCTCTGGTGATGATATCTGGCACCTGTGTGCTAGGATACAGTTCGTCCTCATCACTGtatttgtctttctcttccaGGGTCCCTAGCATACCCAGGAGTGTCCGGTTAAATCGTTCCACTGGGTTTCCACGGGGATGGTACGGTGTGGTGCGAACTTTGTTTGCTCCTATCAGTGTGCAGAGTTCTCTGATAGTCTTAGACTCAAAATCTCTGCCCTGGTCGCTGAGCAGACGACTGGGGAACCCGTAGTGGACAATTACATTTTCCCACAGAGCTTTTGCAATGGTTCTGGCTTTCTGGTCTTTAGTTGGCACTGCCACAGCGAATTTTGTAAAGTGGTCAGTGATCACTAATATGTTTCTTGTGTCTCGATTGTCTGGCTCGAGGGATAGATAATCCATACAGACAAGTTCGAGCGGGTAAGTAGCAGATATGTTCTCCAAAGGTGCAGCTTTTTGGGGAACAGCCTTCCTCCTGAAACAGCGTTCGCACTTTTTGCACTTCTCCTCAATGTCTCTGGCCATTCTTGGCCAGTAGGATCTGGCACGAGCAAAGTGTAGTGTACGCTCAAAACCAAGGTGGCCAACATCATCATGCACACCCTGTAGTGCTCTTTCTCTTAACTGCTCAGGTAAGACCAGCTGGTACACAAGATTACCTCGGTCAGTCCACTTCCTGTACAGTACACCCTCCCTAAGTTCAAGCCTTTTCCATTCCCTGAGAAGGAGTTTGACATCTAGTTGCTCAAGATTTATCTCTCTGAAGCTGGGCTTTACAGCTCTCTCCACAAAGGTGATGACATGTGAGATAGATGGGTCGTCTCTTTGAGCATTACACCAGTCTGAGTTTGTCATGGATGGTAAGGTGTCTTCACCGAAAATGGTAGATAGTGCTGATGGGTTGACAGCAAGAGACTCTGCAACCACAGGTTGTTCTGGGTAGTGGCGGTGTTCACTTTTGAATGTCACCAGATGACGTTGACACAGGGCGGAGAACACTTCATGATCCATATCATCTCTTGTGTCTATGAGCCGTCTTTTCATATCCTCGATTCTCTCCCTTTCCTTTATGAAAGCTTCATCCTCACAAGGCGGGTCTTGAGGTCGGCGGGATAACCCGTCTGCATCACCGTTGGCTTGACCTGCTCTGTACTTAATACTGAACTGGTAAGTAGAAAGAGCGGCCAACCAGCGATGTCCGGCAGCATCTAACTTGGCAGATGTTAACACATATGTGAGGGGATTGTTGTCGGTAAGTATAGTGAAGCTTGTGCCGTAGAGGAAATCACTAAACTTCTCACAAACAGCCCACTTGAGGGCTAAGAACTCAAGCTTGTGAGTGGGATAGTTTCTTTCGCTTTTAGAAAGACCTCGACTGGCATATGCAACAACCCTGAGTTTCCCCTCCTGCTCTTGATAGAGCGCAGCCCCCAAGCCTTCATGACAAGCATCAGTATGTAGGACATATGGTAGTTGTGGATTCGCGAAGGCAAGGATGGGTGCGGACGTCAATTTATCGATTAGAGTTCTGAATGCACTTTCACACTCGGGAGTCCACTCCTCTCCGAGGGGTGCATTTGGGCTCACAAGAGGTTTGGAGTGGTCTGTCTTGTACACTTTGCCTCTTTTCTTTGGTGGATAGTAGCCTGCTGTCAGGCTGTTTAGAGGTTTGGCTATCTGAGAGTAACCCTCGACAAAACGTCGATAGTATCCGGCGAAGCCTAGAAAACATTTCAGCTCCTTCTGGGTGGAAGGGCGAGGCCACTCTCTCAAGGCGGATATCTTGTCGGGGTCAGTATGGACTCCTTGAGCATCGACAATGTGACCCAGGTACTTAACTGAGGTCTTAAAGAAATGACACTTCTCTGGAGACAGTTTTAAACCATAATCTTTAAGACGTTTCAGCACCTTCATGAGCCGTGTTTCATGTTCTTCCAATGTGTCTGAGAAGACTATTAAGTCATCAAGAAACACAAGTACCTCATTTAGATGCAGGTCACCAACGCACTTCTCCATCAAGCGTTGGAAGGTACTTGGTGCATTTGTGACACCCTGTGGCATGCGATTGAATTCAAAGAAGCCTAAGGGGCACACGAAAGCTGTTTTAGGCCTATCCTCCTCAGCCATCTCAACCTGGTAATAACCAGATTTCAGGTCCATGACAGAAAACCATTTGGCGCCACTGAGGGCTGCAAATGTTTCCTCAATGTTTGGGAGGGCATATGCATCTCTGATGGTTCGTGCATTTAACTTCCTGTAGTCAATGCATAGCCTGATTGAGCCGTTCTTTTTCCGCACCAAGACTATTGGTGATGCAAAGGAGCTTTCTGACTCTTTTATGATCCCTGCATCAAGCAGTTCCTTGAGGTGTTTCTTGACTGCCTCTCTGTCGTGGGGATGAATAGGCCTTGGCCTCTCCTTAAAGGGAGTTTCGTCATGCAGCCTTATGCGATGCTTCACAACAGTAGTATGACCATATGATAGGTCGTCAACAGCGAACACTTCTGGAATGGACTTAAGCTTGGTGATAATGCGCTCTTTCCATTGTTCAGATATGGGTGAATCATCAAGGTTGATCTTGAGATTGTCACTTTCAGGCTTGTCCTGATGAGATGCACACTGTTCAGATCCAAGTGGTGTGATTTGCTGAGCCGCACATACTTGGGCAATGATGCATTTCGGCTGCAGTGTGATACTGTGGTCACTCAGGTTGCGCATAACAACGGGAACCTTGTTGCTGGATTTAAAGGGGATGTCTATCAAAGCAGCTTCAAGGAACACGCCACCTGGCAACCCGCAGTGATCATGTGGTTCAAGCACAAATGTTGTGTTCTGACTGTTCTTCCTCAGTCTGACATCACCCATGACACAGCACTTTTGTTTAGCAGGGATGGTGATGGGGTCTTTCCCATGTAATCTGACAGGACTTGTGTGGTTGTCAATCTCATGTGCCCGGGCAATGTGCTGGAAGATCATTGCATAGTCTTTCGAGACAATTTTACGAATGAACTCTGGGCCATCTCGCTCAAGTAGTTTCTCGTAGAGTGGGAACAGTACATTAGTTCCAATCAACAGGGGTGTCCTGCTGTTGAACTGACATTCTGGGACCACAAGCGCTAACACATCAAGCTCCTCTTCACTACCAGTGACGGCTTGGGGAAGAGTGACGTGAGCTTCTACATAGCCCAGATAGGGAACATTCTGTCCACCAGCTCCTTCAATTTCAAGGAGGGTACGAAGTGGATGGATGGGTAAGTATGATAAATGGTTCCTATGGAAACACTCAGAAACTGTTGTGACTTGCGATCCGGAGTCTAAGATGGACTCACATGGTAGACCTTCCAGGAAGACCGAAGCTGCACAACGAGGGCCTATAAGTCCAGGAGGTATGAGTGGCTCTGTGTTACTGTCAGTTTCCAATGTTTGTGTCATTACTATTTCTTGCACTCTATCGGGACAGGGATTTTCTGTGGTTTCAGCTCCTGGGTGTCCCACAGCAGGAGCTGCTACAAGTTTAAAGTGAAGGGTGAAGCAGCCTGCTGAGCTAAAAACATGTCTTGCCTCTCTCTGAGTTCTGCATTTTTTCTGCGAACCAGTGTGGGGTTTGGTTCGTTTGAGCAATGAGCAGCGATATGGTTGTCTTCCCCGCACTTAAAGCAGAACCACGCTCTTGGCATTCCAGGGGCTCTGAAGGGCCTCTTCATGCCACTGGTGCTGGTCGCAAGACAGTCTTTCTTTTGGGTattctcactctctttctgaTTCTGGGTTAGCTTCTCAACTCGTTTTGTTAGCTCAGCTATCATATTTTCAAGCTTAGGAGTTTCATCCTGTTTTGGCTTTGGCACTGGGGAAGGCATGCTATTATGAGTGGGGTTTTCTGACTTTTTGCTTAACTTTTCCACTTGTCTAGTTAGctcattcactttcttttcaAGCTTTGATGCCTCATTTTGCTTTGTGTTAGGTGATGGGACAGGCTCACCATCATAGGAGGGCATATCGGAAATGTAGTGGGCATGTGTAGTAGCTTTTGTAGTACCTAAGTGCTTTTTCATCCTGTCTAGCTTTGCTGAACGGCGATCTTCCTCAGTCCTTAACATGAGGAGGAAGTCAGGGAAAGACGGTGGGTTGCTCTTTTTGTTCTCTAATTGTAGACTTATGATAATGCTGTGGTCCCAACAGCCCCTACAGAACTGTCTGAGTAACTGGTTGTTGGAGTGTTCAGCTGAGGCTCCCCCTCTAGAAATTGCTCGTGTGAGAAGGTTGTGAAGCCTGTTCAAGTATGCTGAAGGCTTCTCTCCATTGTTTTGATTAGAACtgagaaaagctgcaaataaCTCCTCACCATCTTCCACGATGCCGAAAGCAGAATCAAGCTGCTTGACATAAGCACTTGGTGGTGAGGAGATCCCAAGAGGTTTTACAACATCAACAGCTGGGCTCAGTAAGCTTTCAAGGATTTTTCTCACCTTGTGAGCATCATTCAAGGAAGTATCACTGAGAAGGAGGTCAGCTTGGATACGCCAGGTGTCATAGTCCACTTCACCATTTGGCCTTGGCACCCGGCCGGAGAATGTGCGCATTCTGATTTGTGGGGATGATGAAGTGGTTGACTCACTTCGGATGACATGT belongs to Scomber scombrus chromosome 2, fScoSco1.1, whole genome shotgun sequence and includes:
- the LOC134001933 gene encoding zinc finger CCHC domain-containing protein 12-like; the encoded protein is MRTFSGRVPRPNGEVDYDTWRIQADLLLSDTSLNDAHKVRKILESLLSPAVDVVKPLGISSPPSAYVKQLDSAFGIVEDGEELFAAFLSSNQNNGEKPSAYLNRLHNLLTRAISRGGASAEHSNNQLLRQFCRGCWDHSIIISLQLENKKSNPPSFPDFLLMLRTEEDRRSAKLDRMKKHLGTTKATTHAHYISDMPSYDGEPVPSPNTKQNEASKLEKKVNELTRQVEKLSKKSENPTHNSMPSPVPKPKQDETPKLENMIAELTKRVEKLTQNQKESENTQKKDCLATSTSGMKRPFRAPGMPRAWFCFKCGEDNHIAAHCSNEPNPTLVRRKNAELRERQDMFLAQQAASPFTLNL